In Eleutherodactylus coqui strain aEleCoq1 chromosome 11, aEleCoq1.hap1, whole genome shotgun sequence, a single window of DNA contains:
- the LOC136582487 gene encoding alpha-1,3-mannosyl-glycoprotein 4-beta-N-acetylglucosaminyltransferase C-like, with the protein MRRSQIWKALSLLCIGLCVTVVIFRGPADVECPDPTDPYYQNREVQHKRLFDVNRDALQTLDIPYKYLLGSSSGTKRFLSIGISSVRRKQENYLLTTIQSIFSHCNQKELNELVVVIYLANSAYTDNLHTAEEIGKHFPSEIAAGHLLVISSYKNAYPPLEGLKRNYNDSPDRVRFRSKQNVDYAFLVNFCSNLSQYYLMLEDDVTCSLNFLTSIKKYVEQYSAPWTTITFSKLGYIGKLYHNEDLPKLARFLLLFYDEMPCDWLLDLFYRSKAQGAIIQYKPSLFQHIGKYSSFQGSYNKLKDKDFVEVVEAYGDQPLASCYTDMKIYKDNIPANVCFQGSSFFWGIEIDSGNYFTMVLERPADIQKVAILTGNAEHPKDVLKSGYVELGRRKEQNEESCKTFTKIGEFENGTFLLDNIDHATGGSIDCLKIQVSAPQADWLIIQKVGIWVRKERIHNDTSSHVVSTSR; encoded by the exons ATGAGAAGGTCCCAGATCTGGAAAGCTCTATCACTATTGTGTATTGGTCTTTGCGTCACCGTTGTGATCTTCCGAGGCCCCGCTGATGTTGAGTGCCCAGACCCCACTGACCCTTACTACCAG AATAGAGAAGTACAGCACAAGCGCTTGTTTGATGTGAACCGAGACGCTCTACAAACTCTTGACATCCCCTATAAATATCTACTGGGTTCATCATCTGGAACAAAAA GATTCCTATCCATTGGTATATCTTCTGTAAggaggaagcaagaaaattatcTTCTGACCACAATACAGTCCATCTTCAGCCACTGCAACCAGAAGGAGTTGAATGAATTGGTGGTGGTCATCTACCTGGCTAATAGTGCGTATACCGATAACCTGCACACCGCAGAGGAAATCGGAAAGCATTTTCCTTCAGAGATTGCTGCAGGTCATCTCCTTGTTATCAGCAGCTATAAGAACGCCTACCCGCCTCTCGAAGGCTTAAAGAGGAACTATAATGACTCTCCCGATAGAGTGCGGTTTCGCTCGAAGCAGAACGTGGATTATGCCTTCTTGGTCAACTTTTGTTCCAACTTGTCTCAGTATTATCTTATGTTAGAAGACGATGTGACTTGTTCTCTGAACTTTCTAACATCCATTAAGAAGTACGTTGAGCAGTACAGCGCTCCTTGGACTACCATAACCTTCTCTAAATTGGGCTACATCGGAAAGCTCTACCACAATGAGGACCTTCCAAAATTGGCCCGTTTCTTGCTCCTCTTCTACGACGAGATGCCGTGTGATTGGCTCCTAGATCTGTTTTATAGATCGAAGGCTCAGGGGGCCATCATCCAATACAAGCCATCTCTCTTCCAACACATAGGCAAATATTCCTCATTCCAGGGTTCTTACAATAAGCTGAAAGACAAAGACTTTGTGGAAGTGGTGGAAGCCTACGGAGATCAACCGCTGGCCTCCTGCTATACAGATATGAAGATCTATAAAGACAACATTCCAGCCAATGTTTGTTTCCAAGGTTCCAGCTTCTTTTGGGGAATCGAAATCGATTCGGGTAACTATTTCACAATGGTGTTGGAAAGACCAGCTGATATTCAAAAAGTTGCTATTCTTACTGGGAATGCGGAACATCCCAAGGATGTCCTGAAATCGGGTTACGTAGAGCTAGGAAGACGGAAGGAGCAAAACGAGGAAAGCTGCAAAACATTTACAAAAATCGGCGAGTTTGAAAATGGAACATTTTTACTTGATAATATAGACCACGCTACAGGGGGATCGATAGACTGCCTTAAAATTCAGGTTTCTGCACCCCAGGCTGACTGGCTTATAATACAGAAAGTAGGTATTTGGGTCAGGAAGGAGAGGATACATAATGACACCTCCTCTCATGTTGTGTCTACCTCTAGGTAG